One Paenibacillus sp. FSL H7-0737 DNA segment encodes these proteins:
- a CDS encoding sugar ABC transporter substrate-binding protein translates to MKKSKRSKMQAVSFSLTLSLLLALTVTACGSGNGNSTAQPNSSPNSTVNEPGGTTNETNPAEEELKPEAGAELTVWEAKEQVEYMKQLAADFEKEYGVPVKVEEMAGGDQGTRLATDGPSKLAADVLTLPHDQIGQAVKAGLLLPNDVFEEETKSTMVETAIQASTYDGILYGYPKSVETYALFYNKDLISEAPKTWDDVIAFANTYNKPKENKFAIMWEFVGYYSYPFIGSFGGYIYGDNNTNVKDIGLNNEGTVKGFTFLQSLKGILPLNAGDITYDVKTQLFQEGKLAMNIDGPWSIAMFKDHVNLGVAPLPKGPDGQDSISFSGVKSYYVNSYTVYPVASRLFAHFASSKENQLKNFEMTGAIPASIEAGEAPVIKDDPIISGFFEQFQHSVPMPSLSEIKSVWGPLKAAFVSLWNDPGLDVKQTLDKTVSTIQADLDSK, encoded by the coding sequence ATGAAGAAGAGTAAACGATCGAAAATGCAAGCGGTATCATTTAGTTTGACCCTAAGTCTGCTGTTGGCATTGACGGTTACGGCTTGCGGTTCAGGCAATGGGAACTCTACGGCTCAGCCGAATTCAAGCCCGAATTCCACAGTGAACGAGCCGGGGGGAACTACAAATGAGACGAATCCCGCCGAAGAGGAGCTGAAACCGGAAGCTGGGGCCGAATTAACGGTCTGGGAAGCCAAGGAGCAGGTTGAGTACATGAAGCAGTTAGCCGCTGATTTCGAAAAAGAATACGGCGTTCCTGTCAAGGTTGAGGAAATGGCGGGCGGCGATCAGGGAACAAGGTTGGCGACAGATGGCCCGTCCAAACTAGCCGCCGATGTGTTGACTCTCCCGCATGATCAGATCGGTCAGGCTGTCAAAGCGGGATTGCTTTTGCCAAATGATGTGTTTGAGGAAGAAACGAAATCAACTATGGTGGAGACAGCTATTCAAGCATCGACTTATGACGGTATCCTGTACGGCTATCCTAAATCGGTGGAGACCTATGCGCTGTTCTACAACAAGGATCTGATATCCGAAGCTCCAAAAACTTGGGATGATGTGATCGCTTTTGCCAATACGTACAATAAGCCGAAAGAGAACAAATTTGCGATCATGTGGGAATTCGTCGGGTATTACAGCTATCCATTCATTGGCAGCTTCGGCGGATACATTTACGGTGACAACAATACGAATGTCAAAGATATCGGCTTGAATAATGAAGGCACCGTCAAAGGATTTACCTTTCTTCAGAGCTTAAAAGGAATTCTCCCATTGAATGCAGGAGATATCACCTATGACGTTAAAACTCAATTGTTTCAGGAAGGCAAGCTGGCGATGAACATCGACGGGCCTTGGTCCATAGCGATGTTCAAGGATCATGTTAACCTTGGAGTGGCGCCTCTTCCTAAGGGACCTGATGGTCAAGACAGCATTTCTTTTTCCGGTGTTAAATCGTATTATGTCAATTCCTATACGGTATATCCGGTCGCTAGCCGCTTGTTCGCACATTTTGCAAGCAGCAAGGAGAATCAGCTAAAGAACTTTGAAATGACGGGTGCGATTCCTGCGAGCATTGAAGCCGGAGAAGCGCCGGTAATCAAAGATGATCCGATTATAAGTGGATTCTTCGAGCAGTTCCAACACTCCGTGCCGATGCCTTCTCTATCGGAAATCAAATCCGTCTGGGGACCGCTAAAGGCAGCATTTGTATCCCTGTGGAACGATCCGGGTCTTGATGTTAAGCAGACGCTCGATAAGACTGTATCAACGATTCAGGCCGATCTGGATTCGAAGTAA
- a CDS encoding sugar ABC transporter permease yields the protein MKPKLTEAFKTIGSHLLLIVLSFISLFPAFWIIMSSFKTGNSLFSDSLIPKNFTFIHYKELFEQTKYLIWFMNTLKVAALSTLLGTFLLLLTSYAISRYRFTGRKTTLTALLVLQMFPGFMAMIAVYVLLNTLGLLNSHWALVLVYSSGAIITNVFVAKGFFDTIPKSLEDAARMDGASHMKVFLSIMIPLSKPMLTYASLMIFNGCFVDFIFADLVLRTEETRTLAVGLFRMVNQSNSTEFTLFAAGAVLVALPVTLLFIFLQRFLVDGLTAGASKG from the coding sequence ATGAAGCCAAAACTGACAGAAGCGTTTAAAACGATTGGAAGCCATTTGCTACTGATTGTGCTCAGTTTTATTAGTCTTTTTCCAGCGTTTTGGATTATTATGTCTTCATTCAAGACGGGAAACAGTTTGTTCAGCGACTCGTTGATTCCTAAAAATTTCACGTTCATTCATTACAAGGAACTGTTTGAGCAAACTAAATATTTGATTTGGTTCATGAATACACTAAAGGTTGCAGCGTTGTCTACGCTACTTGGCACTTTTCTGCTGCTGTTGACTTCGTATGCCATCTCTCGCTATCGGTTCACGGGCAGAAAAACGACACTGACCGCGCTTCTAGTTCTGCAAATGTTTCCGGGATTCATGGCTATGATTGCAGTTTACGTGCTGCTGAACACACTTGGGCTACTGAATTCCCATTGGGCACTTGTGCTTGTATACAGCAGTGGCGCCATTATCACCAATGTGTTTGTGGCTAAAGGTTTTTTTGATACTATTCCTAAAAGTCTGGAAGATGCTGCGCGGATGGATGGGGCGAGTCATATGAAAGTTTTTCTCTCTATAATGATCCCGCTGTCCAAACCGATGCTTACCTATGCCAGTCTTATGATATTTAATGGCTGCTTTGTGGATTTCATATTCGCTGACCTTGTATTGCGTACGGAAGAGACGAGAACGCTCGCTGTCGGGCTTTTCCGGATGGTGAATCAAAGCAATTCGACTGAATTCACATTGTTCGCCGCCGGAGCGGTGCTGGTTGCTCTCCCGGTCACGCTACTGTTCATTTTCCTTCAGCGATTCCTGGTGGACGGTCTGACCGCGGGTGCAAGTAAGGGTTAG
- a CDS encoding glycoside hydrolase family 13 protein, giving the protein MIQQEAVYHRMGQNWSYAYDESTLHIRIRTKRDNVSKIDLFCGDKYSWDKTHEVIPMQHMASDSLFDYWQAAVRPVYRRLTYYFALYNKDEVLYYLEKGFFSEPPVIIYEGLFDFPFLNREDVHSPPAWVKDAVFYQIFPERFANGDPTNDPADVLDWGGTPSPRNFFGGDLQGVLDQLDYLCELGITAIYFNPLFEATTNHKYDIKDYFLVDPHFGTNALLKELVDACHSKGIRVILDGVFNHCGHTFPPFVDLLTNGRSSRYADWFHVREWPPQVIDGIPTYDTFAFEPIMPKFNTENPEVREYLLNVGRYWIEEIGVDGWRLDVANEVSHTFWRQFRNTIKSINPEAYLVGEIMHDSLPWLLGDQFDAVMNYPLTNIQINFFAHGQINASQFSLSIATMLANYPQQITEANFNLLDSHDTTRFLTLCGGDIRRLKLAVLFQMTFQGAPCIYYGDEIGMEGEYDPDNRKCMEWDIQKQNRELFEYYRWTIGLRNSHTAFRSSGFKSLEIPDHPRLLVYERWDEHNRFLIVLNNEEVLVDATIPVPGMDAIWVNLETQKRTEKFTSLLHLNLPEFGYAVFQAVNK; this is encoded by the coding sequence ATGATTCAACAAGAAGCCGTTTATCATCGCATGGGGCAGAATTGGTCATATGCCTACGATGAGTCTACACTGCATATTCGCATAAGAACTAAACGGGATAACGTGTCAAAGATTGATCTTTTTTGCGGAGATAAATACAGTTGGGACAAAACCCATGAGGTTATTCCCATGCAGCACATGGCTTCTGATAGCTTATTCGATTATTGGCAGGCTGCGGTCCGTCCTGTTTATCGCAGACTCACTTACTATTTTGCACTTTATAACAAAGATGAGGTCCTTTATTATTTGGAAAAAGGCTTCTTCTCAGAGCCTCCAGTCATAATATATGAGGGCTTATTCGACTTTCCTTTCTTGAACCGTGAAGATGTACACTCCCCTCCAGCATGGGTAAAGGATGCAGTATTTTATCAAATTTTTCCGGAGCGTTTCGCAAATGGCGATCCTACTAACGATCCGGCAGATGTGCTAGATTGGGGCGGTACACCGAGTCCCCGGAATTTCTTCGGAGGAGACTTGCAAGGTGTACTAGATCAATTGGATTATCTCTGTGAATTGGGCATTACCGCCATCTATTTCAATCCTCTGTTTGAGGCAACCACCAATCATAAATATGATATAAAGGATTATTTCTTGGTGGACCCTCATTTTGGAACCAACGCTTTGCTAAAAGAACTTGTTGACGCCTGTCATTCCAAAGGTATCCGCGTCATTCTAGACGGTGTCTTTAATCATTGCGGCCATACCTTTCCGCCATTTGTTGATCTGCTCACCAACGGGCGTTCTTCCCGTTATGCCGATTGGTTTCATGTGCGTGAGTGGCCACCACAAGTCATCGACGGCATTCCCACCTATGACACATTTGCATTCGAGCCTATCATGCCAAAATTCAACACTGAGAATCCTGAAGTCAGAGAGTATCTGTTGAACGTTGGTCGTTATTGGATTGAGGAAATCGGTGTAGACGGTTGGCGGCTTGATGTCGCGAATGAAGTCTCTCATACGTTCTGGCGACAATTCCGTAATACGATCAAAAGCATTAATCCAGAAGCCTATCTTGTAGGCGAAATTATGCATGACTCCTTGCCGTGGCTACTTGGCGATCAATTTGATGCCGTTATGAATTACCCACTAACCAACATTCAGATTAATTTCTTCGCTCACGGACAAATTAATGCTTCACAATTTTCTCTATCGATTGCTACTATGCTAGCGAATTACCCGCAGCAAATTACAGAGGCCAATTTTAATCTATTAGACAGCCATGACACAACTCGTTTCCTGACCCTTTGCGGTGGTGACATCCGGAGATTAAAACTGGCCGTTTTGTTCCAAATGACCTTTCAGGGAGCACCATGTATTTACTATGGCGATGAAATCGGTATGGAAGGTGAATATGACCCAGATAATCGTAAATGTATGGAGTGGGACATCCAGAAACAGAACAGGGAACTGTTTGAATACTATCGCTGGACGATCGGTCTTCGTAATTCGCATACTGCGTTCCGTAGTAGCGGCTTTAAATCGCTGGAGATCCCGGACCACCCAAGACTGCTTGTATATGAACGGTGGGACGAACATAACCGCTTCTTAATCGTGCTCAACAATGAAGAGGTGCTAGTCGACGCCACCATTCCTGTACCCGGGATGGATGCTATATGGGTAAACCTAGAGACGCAGAAGCGAACAGAAAAATTCACATCATTACTACATCTGAATCTGCCCGAATTCGGCTATGCGGTATTCCAAGCTGTTAATAAATAG
- a CDS encoding alpha/beta fold hydrolase, protein MERVRCDGSNICYSDQGKGEVIVLLHGFCGSAEYWEQIIPILSSDYRVIAPDLRGHGASEAPLGPYTIEQMADDVLGLLDTLEISECTMLGHSLGGYITLSFAQRYASRLKGFGLIHSTAYPDSEEARENRLKSVSRIQNEGITPFVDSFVPGIFAKATASASPQLLERAKEIGYKTPPQGAAGAALAMRERPDRRDVITATTLPVLLVAGEQDELIPAERTFTSDKPNITQATISGAGHMSLFEAPERLAEVIKEFTQATVSINSHS, encoded by the coding sequence ATGGAAAGAGTACGTTGTGACGGAAGCAATATTTGCTACAGTGATCAGGGGAAAGGCGAGGTTATTGTATTACTGCATGGCTTTTGCGGAAGTGCTGAATACTGGGAACAAATCATTCCCATCTTAAGCAGCGACTACCGAGTGATTGCTCCCGATTTACGTGGTCATGGAGCTTCAGAGGCTCCACTAGGCCCCTATACTATTGAACAAATGGCAGACGATGTTCTGGGCTTGTTAGATACACTAGAAATTTCTGAATGCACCATGCTGGGACATTCTCTTGGTGGGTATATTACACTTTCGTTCGCGCAGCGGTATGCCTCTCGATTGAAGGGCTTCGGATTAATCCATTCTACTGCATATCCGGATAGTGAAGAAGCTCGGGAGAATCGATTGAAAAGTGTCAGCAGGATTCAAAATGAAGGCATTACTCCTTTTGTGGACAGCTTCGTCCCAGGAATTTTTGCTAAAGCAACCGCTTCTGCATCACCGCAGCTGCTGGAGCGAGCTAAAGAAATTGGTTACAAAACGCCTCCACAAGGAGCAGCGGGAGCTGCGCTGGCGATGCGCGAGCGTCCGGATCGGCGTGATGTGATCACAGCTACCACGTTGCCGGTACTACTTGTTGCTGGCGAGCAGGATGAACTGATTCCTGCGGAGCGAACCTTTACTTCGGATAAACCAAATATAACGCAAGCTACGATTTCTGGAGCGGGCCACATGAGCCTCTTTGAAGCTCCTGAACGGTTAGCTGAGGTTATCAAGGAATTCACCCAAGCTACGGTTAGTATTAACAGCCATTCGTGA
- a CDS encoding DUF6483 family protein — protein sequence MFRRDYIVRMIEDMTAMVAKVLTLKQERKTTEALWEIDELLNRHFPLNSRLLNSLSVEDIIDMFRFNVVLESDKLQGVAKLLKEEGSIYAANGDHDAALFRSMRALHLYLYADLHGADREMLQMTEDINELLEEVKAYRLPAKTERLLLDYMESIGHYSKAEDSLYRLWEQGEDVSLEGDELYRRLLLKSPEELEQGSLPIHEVEQGWKEWRRITEVRRESEA from the coding sequence ATGTTCCGAAGAGACTATATTGTCCGAATGATCGAAGATATGACGGCGATGGTTGCCAAGGTTCTAACGCTGAAGCAAGAGCGGAAGACAACGGAAGCCTTATGGGAAATTGATGAGCTATTGAACCGACATTTTCCGCTGAACTCACGTCTTTTAAATTCACTATCTGTAGAAGATATTATAGATATGTTCCGGTTTAACGTTGTATTGGAGTCAGATAAGCTTCAAGGTGTAGCTAAGCTGCTTAAGGAAGAGGGCAGCATTTATGCTGCAAATGGCGATCATGACGCGGCACTATTCAGAAGTATGAGAGCACTGCATTTATATTTGTACGCAGATTTGCACGGCGCTGATCGAGAAATGTTGCAGATGACAGAGGATATTAATGAACTTCTGGAGGAAGTCAAAGCGTATCGTCTTCCAGCCAAGACGGAACGGCTGCTTCTAGATTATATGGAGTCAATCGGACATTATAGTAAAGCGGAGGACAGTCTGTATCGACTATGGGAGCAGGGGGAAGATGTCTCACTGGAAGGTGATGAATTGTACAGACGGCTGCTGCTTAAATCACCGGAAGAATTGGAACAAGGCTCGCTTCCTATCCATGAAGTGGAACAAGGATGGAAAGAGTGGCGCCGGATCACAGAAGTTCGGAGGGAGTCGGAAGCCTAA
- a CDS encoding asparaginase, with product METVLVREYRSDLLECVHSGHIAIVGEHGNVKGYAGDPEFVSFTRSAAKPLQAIPGIRGGIVEHYGFTPAEVALMTASHRGESYHVAALESISSKIGIDEQQMICATSYPLDYTSRENAIRGTGKRKFYHNCAGKHMGILSYSKLKGLPLEEYSQPEQTVQREIIDTIAYMAGVAPDSIGLGTDGCGLPVFAMPLTALATAYLKLANPDLIADEATRRAVTTITAAMNAHPEMVSGSGRLDSILLEDENIIAKGGFKGVYCFGLRRERLGIAFKILDGSEEEWGLIVQGILNQIGYSQKNTLEKLRNAFSGVIYNDGGTRVGHADTEFQLHFMK from the coding sequence ATGGAAACAGTATTAGTAAGAGAATATCGGTCAGATTTGCTGGAATGTGTCCATAGCGGACATATTGCAATCGTAGGAGAACACGGGAACGTAAAGGGCTATGCAGGTGATCCTGAGTTTGTATCCTTTACCCGTTCTGCGGCCAAGCCACTTCAGGCTATCCCAGGCATTCGTGGAGGAATCGTGGAGCATTATGGTTTTACACCCGCAGAGGTTGCCCTAATGACTGCTTCTCACCGAGGAGAGAGCTACCATGTTGCCGCGCTAGAGAGTATTTCCTCCAAGATTGGGATCGATGAGCAACAAATGATATGTGCCACTAGCTATCCACTGGATTATACGAGTAGAGAGAATGCCATTCGCGGCACGGGCAAAAGAAAGTTCTATCATAACTGTGCGGGCAAGCACATGGGGATTTTATCATATAGTAAGCTCAAAGGACTACCACTTGAAGAATACTCTCAGCCGGAGCAAACGGTTCAGCGTGAAATTATAGATACGATTGCTTATATGGCTGGTGTAGCACCAGACAGTATTGGTCTAGGTACGGATGGATGCGGTCTGCCGGTATTTGCCATGCCTTTGACAGCCTTGGCGACTGCGTATTTGAAATTAGCCAATCCTGATTTAATTGCTGACGAGGCAACTCGCAGAGCGGTCACCACAATCACTGCGGCCATGAATGCTCATCCGGAGATGGTTTCTGGGTCTGGACGCCTTGATTCAATCCTTTTGGAAGATGAAAATATTATTGCTAAGGGTGGATTTAAAGGCGTATATTGCTTCGGGTTGCGCCGCGAGCGACTGGGTATTGCCTTCAAGATTCTGGATGGATCAGAAGAAGAGTGGGGACTTATTGTACAGGGGATTTTAAATCAGATTGGATACAGTCAGAAAAATACTTTGGAAAAGCTGCGTAATGCATTTTCAGGTGTGATCTACAATGATGGTGGTACACGGGTAGGTCATGCAGATACAGAATTTCAGCTTCATTTCATGAAATAG
- a CDS encoding sugar ABC transporter permease, protein MHKKTGAALLSAIIPGLGQFFNRQWLKGLVFLLVGSAGIYFIAHDLMGYLRGLITLGEFPSRMVKVGKLTRMVEGDHSIFMMINGLMSLLALLFYTAFHLLNIRDAFLVGAARDRNEPIHSFGESLRHMGRRNFAYLVLAIPFVAVVFLTILPLVFSVLLAFTNYADPILPPAHLVEWVGFGNFNKMLSLDVWSSTFGGVLTWTLIWAIIATATTYIGGVLIAVLIHQPRVRWKKLWRTLLIVPFAIPNMISLLVMRNMFNNQFGPINSYVRALGLEGVAWLTNPFWAKVTVILANMWIGIPVTMILAFGVLTTIPRDMYEAAEVDGAGAFYKFRMVTLPMVLFATAPILIMQFAGNINSFNVIYLMTNGEPVNPDYQYAGHTDLLVTWLYKLALNQSQYSFASVIGIVIFLLVATFSIWSYRRTRSYKEEDMIA, encoded by the coding sequence ATGCACAAAAAAACAGGTGCAGCGCTACTCTCGGCTATTATTCCGGGACTGGGCCAGTTCTTCAATCGACAGTGGCTGAAAGGATTAGTATTCCTGCTGGTGGGGTCTGCTGGAATCTATTTTATTGCTCATGATCTAATGGGGTATTTGCGGGGGTTGATCACACTTGGTGAATTTCCAAGCCGTATGGTCAAGGTAGGTAAATTAACCCGGATGGTGGAGGGCGATCACTCCATTTTTATGATGATCAATGGTCTGATGTCATTGCTGGCGCTGCTGTTTTATACAGCTTTTCATTTACTGAATATCAGGGATGCCTTTCTAGTTGGAGCTGCGCGGGACCGGAATGAGCCCATTCATTCATTCGGTGAATCGCTCAGACATATGGGGCGTAGAAACTTCGCCTATCTTGTACTAGCGATTCCTTTTGTGGCAGTGGTTTTTCTGACGATATTGCCGCTTGTTTTTTCGGTGCTACTGGCGTTTACGAACTATGCCGACCCGATTTTACCGCCTGCGCATCTAGTAGAATGGGTGGGGTTCGGTAATTTTAATAAAATGCTAAGTTTGGATGTATGGAGTTCAACCTTCGGCGGAGTGCTGACTTGGACACTGATCTGGGCGATTATTGCTACTGCGACGACTTACATTGGAGGTGTGCTCATCGCTGTACTTATTCACCAGCCCCGTGTTCGGTGGAAAAAGCTTTGGCGTACACTGCTGATCGTTCCCTTTGCTATTCCTAATATGATTTCTCTGCTCGTCATGCGTAATATGTTCAATAATCAGTTCGGACCGATCAATAGTTATGTAAGAGCTTTGGGATTGGAGGGGGTGGCCTGGCTGACTAATCCTTTCTGGGCAAAGGTCACCGTAATTCTGGCTAATATGTGGATCGGAATTCCGGTTACCATGATTCTGGCCTTTGGGGTACTGACAACGATTCCAAGGGATATGTACGAAGCTGCTGAAGTGGACGGTGCTGGGGCATTCTACAAATTCCGCATGGTTACACTGCCTATGGTACTGTTCGCGACTGCTCCAATCCTGATCATGCAGTTTGCCGGTAACATTAATAGCTTTAACGTCATTTACCTGATGACCAACGGAGAACCGGTTAATCCGGATTACCAGTACGCGGGCCATACGGATCTGCTGGTGACTTGGCTCTATAAACTGGCGCTTAACCAATCGCAATACAGCTTTGCTTCCGTAATCGGGATTGTCATCTTCCTGCTGGTCGCGACCTTCTCCATCTGGAGCTACCGCCGAACGCGATCCTACAAAGAGGAGGATATGATTGCATGA
- a CDS encoding class I SAM-dependent methyltransferase, with product MCVVESLKALIEQLINDRTLIMATLSQVRNKGETCTKVQIKPVELKGKLHYQFASYIGTKVEHRNVPAELAAEDMTLLFRESYRQGLLCTVEADYQVLISKKFKVSILTKSPSKKEEPDLAHNRRKRYVLEDGEPVPFLVELGIMNREGKVLAKRYDKFRQINRFLEMVEDVLADLPTGRPLTIVDFGCGKSYLTFALYHYLTVRKKRELNIIGLDLKADVIEHCNELAAKIGYDHLKFLVGDIAEYDELDQVDMVITLHACDTATDAALEKAVRWGASVILSVPCCQHELFAQIENEVMSPMLSHGILKERFSALATDAIRAKLLDMMGYSSQLLEFIDLENTPKNILIRAVKSSGGDNSVKWREYTAFRDFIGAKPYLERVCADLLSSESSVEG from the coding sequence ATGTGCGTTGTGGAATCTTTAAAAGCTCTTATTGAACAACTGATTAATGACCGTACCTTGATTATGGCTACCTTAAGCCAAGTACGTAACAAAGGGGAGACCTGTACGAAGGTACAGATTAAACCTGTCGAACTAAAAGGTAAGTTGCATTATCAGTTTGCGTCCTATATTGGTACAAAGGTTGAACATCGCAACGTACCGGCAGAATTAGCAGCGGAGGACATGACTCTTTTATTTAGAGAATCATATCGCCAAGGCTTGTTATGCACGGTGGAAGCGGATTATCAGGTGCTGATTAGCAAGAAATTCAAAGTATCCATCCTTACCAAGTCTCCCAGTAAAAAAGAAGAGCCGGATCTGGCACACAACCGCCGCAAGCGTTATGTGCTGGAGGATGGAGAACCTGTGCCATTTCTTGTGGAGCTTGGCATAATGAACAGAGAAGGAAAAGTGCTGGCCAAGCGATACGATAAGTTCCGGCAGATCAACCGTTTTTTGGAGATGGTTGAGGATGTGCTTGCCGATCTGCCAACGGGACGGCCATTAACGATTGTTGATTTTGGATGTGGTAAATCGTATTTGACCTTTGCTCTTTATCACTATCTGACCGTCCGCAAGAAGCGGGAGCTTAATATTATTGGACTTGATTTGAAAGCGGATGTAATTGAGCATTGTAATGAGCTTGCTGCGAAAATCGGTTATGATCACCTGAAGTTCCTTGTGGGTGACATTGCCGAGTACGATGAGCTGGATCAGGTAGATATGGTTATAACGCTTCATGCTTGTGACACAGCTACAGATGCTGCACTCGAAAAAGCAGTACGTTGGGGCGCCTCCGTCATTTTGTCTGTGCCTTGCTGTCAGCATGAATTGTTCGCGCAGATTGAGAATGAAGTAATGAGTCCGATGCTTTCACATGGGATACTTAAGGAGCGTTTCTCTGCCTTGGCTACGGATGCTATCCGTGCCAAATTGCTCGATATGATGGGTTATAGCAGCCAGCTGCTGGAATTTATCGACCTGGAGAATACACCGAAGAATATTTTAATCCGCGCCGTTAAAAGCTCGGGTGGTGATAACTCCGTCAAATGGCGTGAATACACCGCATTCCGTGATTTTATAGGGGCGAAACCTTACCTTGAGCGCGTATGTGCTGACCTGCTTTCGAGTGAAAGTTCGGTGGAGGGGTAG
- the yyaC gene encoding spore protease YyaC, producing the protein MAIREQGSGKRSKMDDVGLVSFFMEIAALHSAKKVTFLCIGTDRSTGDALGPLTGSKLLEYGFPHVIGTLPSPCDADNLVARVAEIPSEHIIIAVDACLGPPIALGYYFVSNEPLQPAQSVGVCLPAVGHYSLAAIVDINGPKPYRTLQTTPLHRVMVMAEQIAAAAAKGFGIGR; encoded by the coding sequence TTGGCAATTAGAGAACAGGGAAGCGGTAAACGAAGCAAAATGGACGATGTAGGATTGGTGTCCTTTTTTATGGAAATTGCAGCGCTGCATTCAGCTAAGAAAGTTACCTTTCTGTGTATCGGAACGGATCGATCTACAGGTGATGCTCTCGGTCCACTAACAGGCAGCAAACTTCTGGAATATGGCTTTCCGCACGTAATCGGTACGTTGCCATCTCCTTGCGATGCAGATAATTTGGTGGCCAGAGTCGCTGAGATTCCATCTGAGCATATCATTATTGCTGTGGATGCTTGCCTAGGACCTCCAATAGCTCTTGGATATTACTTCGTTTCGAATGAGCCGCTTCAGCCAGCACAATCGGTGGGGGTATGCCTTCCCGCAGTGGGGCATTATAGCTTGGCGGCGATTGTAGATATCAACGGTCCCAAGCCCTATCGGACGCTGCAGACGACTCCACTACATAGAGTTATGGTTATGGCTGAACAAATTGCCGCCGCAGCAGCAAAAGGGTTTGGAATTGGGCGTTAA
- a CDS encoding DUF1128 domain-containing protein yields MDLTQPSQENVEYMIEAIKNKLKMASAAAMQASAFSVDKYEDIFDVYEVAMGSDRLSISQVEALVSELGRLRQK; encoded by the coding sequence ATGGATTTAACACAACCTAGTCAGGAAAATGTTGAATATATGATCGAGGCCATTAAGAACAAACTGAAGATGGCAAGTGCTGCTGCAATGCAAGCCTCCGCTTTTTCAGTAGATAAATATGAAGATATCTTCGATGTCTATGAGGTAGCCATGGGCAGCGATAGACTCAGTATTTCTCAGGTGGAAGCGCTCGTCTCCGAACTCGGCCGTCTACGTCAGAAATAA
- a CDS encoding PhzF family phenazine biosynthesis protein, whose amino-acid sequence MNTPLFIIDAFAGKAYSGNPAAVCLLKHPVDEAFMLKTAAEMNLSETAFLWPENDGYRLRWFTPKVEVNLCGHATLASAHILWEVGLLDPEVEARFYTRSGLLRASRADDLISLYFPPYELKSSPTIPALIEALGITEENVVETMLYADNVLVRLDQESLVRELSPDFGALSRLEERAFAVTAESSIEGIDCVSRFFAPKMGVNEDPVTGSAHTALAPFWASRLNRTQLTAYQASERGGLLQLEVSKDQIKMSGRAITIVSGELHVKP is encoded by the coding sequence ATGAATACCCCTTTATTTATTATCGATGCCTTTGCAGGAAAAGCATATTCAGGAAACCCGGCAGCAGTATGCTTGCTGAAGCATCCAGTCGACGAGGCATTTATGCTTAAGACAGCAGCAGAAATGAACTTGTCAGAGACGGCATTTCTCTGGCCGGAGAATGATGGATATCGTCTGCGCTGGTTCACGCCCAAGGTTGAGGTTAATTTATGTGGCCATGCTACTCTAGCGAGTGCACATATATTATGGGAGGTGGGATTGCTGGATCCAGAGGTGGAAGCTAGATTTTATACACGCAGTGGGTTGCTTAGAGCTTCTCGTGCGGATGACCTCATCTCACTGTACTTCCCGCCTTATGAGCTTAAGTCTTCTCCTACAATTCCGGCTCTTATAGAAGCGCTTGGTATTACAGAAGAAAATGTGGTAGAAACTATGCTCTATGCTGACAATGTACTTGTACGGCTCGATCAGGAATCCCTAGTTCGCGAACTTAGCCCAGACTTCGGGGCTTTATCCCGGCTTGAAGAGCGAGCCTTTGCGGTTACTGCAGAAAGCTCCATCGAAGGCATTGATTGTGTGTCACGGTTCTTTGCACCGAAGATGGGGGTAAATGAGGATCCGGTCACAGGCTCAGCGCATACTGCGCTAGCACCTTTCTGGGCTAGTCGGCTTAACCGTACGCAGTTGACCGCTTATCAAGCTTCCGAACGAGGAGGCTTACTTCAACTTGAGGTAAGCAAAGATCAGATTAAGATGTCTGGCCGAGCAATAACTATTGTTAGTGGAGAGCTGCATGTGAAGCCCTGA